One region of Halomicrobium sp. LC1Hm genomic DNA includes:
- a CDS encoding 2'-5' RNA ligase family protein, with product MFSLNVPVPGEVARLASDLAREWPSASPRPRGEHSMVAKRLATDDHPASVVEARAREVLADQPAVAVRITGVDWFAEPTSGTAPVVYLAVESPGLHDLHRTLCDAFHTVPRVEGEEYTPHVTVARGGDRASGRRLLDRDIESIEWIVDELAFYDAAHAVESGRVSLG from the coding sequence GTGTTCAGCCTGAACGTCCCCGTTCCGGGCGAGGTCGCGCGGCTGGCGAGCGACCTGGCTCGCGAGTGGCCCAGCGCGAGCCCGCGCCCCCGCGGCGAGCACTCGATGGTCGCCAAGCGGCTCGCGACCGACGACCACCCCGCCAGCGTCGTCGAGGCTCGCGCCCGGGAGGTCCTCGCCGACCAGCCCGCCGTCGCGGTCCGCATCACTGGCGTGGACTGGTTCGCCGAGCCGACTTCGGGGACGGCCCCGGTCGTCTACCTCGCCGTCGAGAGTCCGGGGTTGCACGACCTCCACCGCACTCTCTGTGACGCGTTCCACACCGTCCCGCGGGTCGAGGGTGAGGAGTACACGCCACACGTCACCGTCGCGCGTGGCGGCGACCGGGCCAGCGGGCGTCGGCTGCTCGACCGCGACATCGAATCCATCGAGTGGATCGTCGACGAACTAGCGTTCTACGACGCGGCCCACGCGGTGGAGTCCGGCCGGGTTTCCCTCGGGTGA
- a CDS encoding ABC transporter permease subunit: MSSESKKGIPSTAVPFRRRFWTLLILKSQLLCRSVRNWLLVAGVIAMFVAGAMVSVGADTSSVVRVPLLALEANHSAVSRFWLRIFDLSTLFLPFLAFLCGYGSIHGGSGRGNLTCLGSLPLTRGEIYLATVVAHLAAFAIVLATGTAIGILTMMAFGASGSLIRQFGTGFLTISLGLALIAPGIGLSALASTRKQGILGIIGGGFAMVYGIPFLLARRSVFIILHPFQSYAQLLTTQVEAAYSPLIQLYSPQLLSPFVAVAVLAGWVCCPITLGYLCVRNEVIG; encoded by the coding sequence ATGTCCTCCGAGAGTAAGAAGGGGATTCCCTCCACCGCTGTTCCGTTTCGACGACGGTTTTGGACTCTTCTGATTCTGAAGTCCCAGTTACTGTGTCGGTCCGTTCGGAACTGGCTACTCGTCGCTGGTGTCATCGCAATGTTCGTTGCCGGCGCGATGGTATCTGTAGGCGCCGACACGTCATCGGTCGTACGGGTACCATTACTCGCACTTGAGGCAAACCACAGCGCAGTCAGTCGGTTCTGGCTTCGCATCTTTGATTTGTCCACCCTGTTCCTCCCATTTTTAGCATTTTTATGTGGCTATGGGTCGATCCATGGTGGCAGCGGACGTGGTAACCTTACGTGTCTCGGGTCGCTTCCCCTGACGAGAGGCGAAATCTACCTCGCGACAGTCGTCGCCCACTTGGCTGCCTTCGCGATCGTGCTGGCGACCGGAACGGCGATCGGCATACTGACTATGATGGCGTTCGGTGCGAGTGGTTCCCTAATTCGCCAGTTCGGTACGGGATTTCTCACGATCAGCCTAGGACTGGCACTCATCGCACCGGGGATCGGCCTCTCCGCCCTTGCCTCAACGAGGAAGCAAGGGATTCTCGGCATCATCGGTGGAGGTTTCGCCATGGTGTACGGTATTCCGTTTCTGCTTGCACGTAGGTCAGTGTTCATCATCCTCCATCCGTTCCAGTCCTATGCACAGTTACTCACCACTCAGGTTGAGGCCGCGTACTCGCCACTGATACAGTTGTATTCCCCACAACTTCTCTCTCCATTCGTCGCCGTCGCCGTCCTCGCCGGATGGGTCTGCTGTCCGATCACGCTCGGTTACCTGTGCGTCCGGAACGAGGTGATCGGTTGA
- a CDS encoding ABC transporter permease, producing the protein MTSGIVGECDATTGATRSLRTIGAITRLEGRRLLTSKSILVALAFVVFSTWRVAGNVNPIDGTDGGRATYFMILNKPETLDGSYAVYGFVSTAWHVNSLVFLIPVVGLLIGYPTIVNPRTDGQLQTLLAFPCPRGEMLAGMYLGRAGVFVLGLVVALGVGWIGIVTHFETASVWRFLIFATVTLVYGVVWTSIGIALSASFSTDRHVATAVVVFVLVTVFNWHGRLLDVVGLSPGGFVLDPQQAYLTLVAAPYDDMVPKLHQIAAGDIDGFSTAFLSTSEVTANPPVAFTWPVAVGVLLIWIVTPLLYTHSRIANLELH; encoded by the coding sequence ATGACTTCCGGAATTGTCGGTGAGTGCGACGCCACTACGGGAGCGACGAGATCACTGCGGACAATCGGTGCGATAACCCGGCTGGAAGGGCGGCGTCTCCTGACATCGAAGTCGATACTCGTCGCGCTCGCGTTCGTCGTGTTCTCGACCTGGCGGGTCGCCGGGAACGTCAACCCGATAGACGGGACGGACGGGGGACGAGCAACGTATTTTATGATTCTGAATAAACCGGAAACCCTGGATGGCTCCTACGCCGTCTACGGCTTCGTTAGTACTGCCTGGCACGTCAATTCGCTCGTCTTCCTGATCCCGGTCGTAGGACTGTTGATCGGCTACCCGACCATCGTGAATCCACGGACAGACGGACAGCTCCAGACACTGCTGGCGTTCCCCTGCCCTCGCGGCGAGATGCTCGCTGGAATGTATTTGGGACGGGCGGGAGTGTTCGTGCTTGGCCTCGTCGTAGCATTGGGCGTCGGTTGGATCGGGATAGTGACACACTTCGAGACCGCATCTGTGTGGCGGTTCCTCATCTTCGCTACGGTCACGCTCGTGTACGGTGTCGTCTGGACGAGCATCGGCATCGCGCTGTCGGCCTCGTTCAGCACCGATCGACATGTTGCGACGGCTGTCGTCGTCTTCGTTCTGGTCACAGTCTTCAACTGGCACGGCCGCCTTCTCGACGTCGTCGGTCTCTCTCCCGGGGGGTTCGTGCTCGATCCACAACAAGCTTATCTCACGCTCGTCGCCGCGCCGTACGACGACATGGTACCGAAGCTCCACCAGATCGCAGCCGGTGATATCGACGGGTTTTCGACCGCGTTTCTCTCCACCAGCGAGGTCACGGCGAATCCACCCGTCGCCTTCACCTGGCCGGTGGCAGTTGGGGTATTGCTCATCTGGATCGTCACTCCATTACTGTACACCCACAGTCGAATTGCGAACCTCGAACTTCACTGA
- a CDS encoding ABC transporter ATP-binding protein, with amino-acid sequence MTTERVPIELTNVTRTFGDVTALDGLDLRVESEEVYGFLGPNGAGKTTTIGLLINFLRPSAGRVRVFGLNPRNDEVAVKARTGILPEGFTPYPGLTGREHLTLACRLRDEHDPGAYLERVGLSDSADQKAGEYSRGMTKRLGLAMALVGSPKLLVLDEPIAGLDPDGAARVKEIIEAENENGTTVFFSSHQLAHVNAICDRVGIVTDGRTVAEVSIEEFRASVDSGPTLTIVPETPPTRVPESVRRLDGVNNTSIDGSTIVVDCTNTSVRSDIVVALTEAGIEVTEFETDRPSLEEVFTAYVD; translated from the coding sequence ATGACCACAGAACGCGTACCAATCGAATTGACGAACGTGACTAGAACCTTCGGCGACGTCACCGCTCTCGACGGCCTCGACTTGCGTGTCGAATCTGAGGAGGTATACGGATTCCTCGGGCCGAACGGTGCCGGGAAGACGACGACTATCGGCCTTCTTATCAACTTTTTGAGGCCATCGGCTGGACGCGTCCGGGTTTTCGGTCTCAATCCTAGAAACGACGAGGTGGCCGTCAAGGCGCGAACCGGCATACTGCCAGAAGGATTCACACCGTATCCAGGACTGACTGGACGCGAACATCTCACCCTCGCGTGTCGGCTTCGCGACGAACACGATCCTGGGGCCTATCTCGAACGGGTCGGACTCTCCGACTCTGCTGATCAGAAAGCGGGCGAATACTCGCGTGGGATGACGAAGCGACTCGGACTTGCGATGGCGCTCGTCGGCAGTCCCAAGTTGCTAGTTCTGGACGAGCCGATAGCGGGACTCGACCCCGATGGTGCAGCGCGAGTGAAAGAGATCATCGAAGCGGAAAATGAGAACGGAACAACCGTGTTCTTCTCCTCGCATCAGCTCGCACACGTCAATGCAATTTGTGATCGGGTCGGTATCGTTACTGACGGACGCACGGTTGCAGAGGTGTCAATCGAGGAATTTCGGGCGTCCGTCGATAGCGGTCCGACGTTGACTATCGTTCCAGAGACGCCACCGACGCGTGTTCCGGAGTCGGTTCGACGACTCGACGGAGTCAATAATACGTCCATAGACGGATCGACCATCGTCGTCGACTGTACGAACACGAGTGTTCGGTCGGACATCGTCGTCGCATTGACCGAGGCGGGGATTGAAGTAACTGAGTTCGAAACGGACCGACCGTCTCTGGAAGAGGTCTTCACGGCGTATGTCGACTAA
- a CDS encoding RNA-guided endonuclease TnpB family protein, with protein sequence MSRTIRTFEATITNKRQVRDDLDHLGWAASKLWNVGRYYAQEQWDETGEIPDDGELKAELKSHDRYTDLHSQSSQRVLEELAEAFNGWVGKRRNGDDRARPPGYRKHGDAHPRSTVSFKAAGFKHDAQFTRVRLSKGRNLKEHRSDFVLCEYETRPDIDLTEWNIQQVRAVYKRDEWRLQFVCRTTIDPEPPGDEVAGVDLGICNFAAVSFGGESVLYPGGALKEDEYYFTKQKAKCDDSSSREATRLDRKRRGRRTHFFHALSKAIVEECVERGVGRLAVGDLSGIRENDENDESRNWGDHGNLDLHGWAFDRFTTLLDYKAAAEGIDMELVSERDTSKSCSACGHTDDTQRVERGLYVCEQCDTVANADVNGAENIRQKVLPSLATDGGDRDNGWLAQPAVHLFDRSEGSFAPREQVVNREP encoded by the coding sequence ATGAGTCGGACCATCCGAACCTTCGAGGCTACCATCACGAACAAGCGACAGGTTCGTGACGACCTCGACCACCTCGGGTGGGCCGCCTCAAAACTCTGGAACGTCGGTCGCTACTACGCACAAGAACAGTGGGACGAAACGGGCGAGATCCCCGATGACGGGGAGCTCAAAGCCGAACTCAAAAGCCACGACCGCTACACGGACTTACATTCTCAGTCCAGTCAGCGCGTTCTCGAAGAACTCGCTGAAGCGTTCAACGGCTGGGTCGGCAAGCGTCGGAACGGCGACGACCGTGCCCGACCGCCCGGCTACCGCAAACACGGAGACGCCCACCCGCGTTCAACAGTGTCGTTCAAAGCGGCTGGCTTCAAGCACGACGCACAGTTCACCCGCGTCCGTCTCTCGAAAGGCCGCAACCTCAAAGAACACCGCTCAGACTTCGTTCTCTGCGAGTACGAGACTCGCCCAGATATTGACCTCACCGAGTGGAACATTCAACAGGTTCGTGCCGTCTACAAGCGCGACGAGTGGCGGCTTCAATTCGTCTGTCGCACTACCATCGACCCGGAACCACCGGGCGACGAGGTGGCTGGTGTTGACCTCGGGATTTGCAACTTCGCCGCCGTCTCGTTCGGCGGTGAGTCGGTGTTGTATCCCGGCGGCGCACTCAAAGAGGACGAATACTACTTCACGAAGCAGAAAGCCAAGTGCGACGATTCCTCCTCTCGTGAGGCGACTCGTCTTGACCGAAAGCGGAGAGGTCGTCGGACGCACTTCTTTCACGCACTCTCGAAAGCGATTGTCGAGGAGTGCGTTGAACGAGGTGTCGGAAGGCTTGCCGTGGGCGACCTCAGCGGCATCCGAGAGAACGACGAGAACGACGAATCTCGGAATTGGGGTGACCACGGCAATCTCGACTTGCACGGGTGGGCGTTCGACCGCTTCACGACGCTCCTCGACTACAAGGCAGCAGCCGAAGGCATCGACATGGAGTTGGTGTCGGAACGTGATACGTCGAAGTCGTGTTCGGCGTGCGGCCACACAGACGATACCCAGCGTGTCGAACGTGGACTGTACGTGTGTGAACAGTGCGATACAGTTGCGAACGCGGACGTGAACGGCGCAGAGAACATTCGACAAAAGGTACTCCCGAGTCTCGCCACGGATGGGGGTGATAGGGATAACGGCTGGTTGGCACAGCCAGCGGTTCACCTGTTCGACCGTAGCGAGGGCAGTTTCGCCCCGCGAGAACAGGTCGTGAACCGCGAACCGTAA
- a CDS encoding argininosuccinate synthase encodes MTPETASGTVALAFSGGLDTTVCVSLLKEEYGYDEVVGVTVDVGQPDYEFEEAEETAEALGVEQYVVDAKEDFADLCLKAVKANADYQGYPLGTALARPVIAKAILEVAQEEGCAAVAHGCTGKGNDQLRFESVWRDSELDVIAPVRELGLTREWENEYAQEKGLPVEGGDGGRYSIDTNLWSRSIEGSELEDPSTIPEDDIYKWTENPSGKDAELVEITFEQGEAVAVDGDDLGKVELIEQLNAQAGAHGIGRTDMMEDRMLGLKVRENYEHPAATVLLTAHEALEGLVLTQEERAFKAQVDQEWSQKAYEGLVDAPLVSALEAFVDDTNERVTGTVTVKLEGGHCRPVSRESKYAVYSESAASFDEEDVTGGITQADATGVAKYHGFQSRLANKILADAKKGEAVADGGSEATDGANGESEE; translated from the coding sequence ATGACACCAGAAACCGCATCCGGAACCGTCGCACTCGCCTTCTCGGGCGGGCTCGACACGACAGTCTGCGTATCGCTGCTGAAAGAGGAGTACGGCTACGACGAGGTCGTCGGCGTCACCGTCGACGTGGGCCAGCCCGACTACGAGTTCGAGGAGGCCGAAGAGACCGCCGAGGCGCTGGGCGTCGAGCAGTACGTCGTCGACGCGAAGGAGGACTTCGCTGACCTCTGTCTGAAAGCCGTCAAGGCCAACGCCGACTACCAGGGGTACCCGCTCGGGACCGCGCTCGCGCGCCCGGTCATCGCCAAGGCCATCCTCGAAGTCGCCCAAGAGGAGGGCTGTGCGGCCGTCGCGCACGGCTGTACGGGCAAGGGCAACGACCAGCTTCGCTTCGAGTCCGTCTGGCGCGACTCCGAGCTGGACGTGATCGCACCCGTCCGCGAACTCGGGCTGACCCGCGAGTGGGAGAACGAGTACGCCCAGGAGAAGGGCCTGCCCGTCGAGGGCGGCGACGGCGGCCGCTACTCCATCGACACGAACCTCTGGAGCCGCTCGATCGAGGGCTCCGAGCTCGAAGACCCCAGCACGATCCCGGAGGACGACATCTACAAGTGGACCGAGAACCCCTCGGGCAAGGACGCCGAACTGGTCGAGATTACGTTCGAGCAGGGCGAGGCCGTCGCCGTCGACGGCGACGATCTCGGGAAGGTCGAGCTGATCGAACAGCTCAATGCCCAGGCCGGAGCCCACGGGATCGGTCGCACCGACATGATGGAAGACCGCATGCTCGGACTGAAGGTCCGCGAGAACTACGAGCACCCCGCCGCGACGGTGCTGCTGACCGCCCACGAGGCCCTCGAAGGGCTGGTCCTCACGCAAGAAGAGCGTGCGTTCAAGGCCCAGGTCGATCAGGAGTGGTCCCAGAAGGCCTACGAGGGGCTCGTCGACGCCCCGCTCGTGAGCGCGCTCGAAGCGTTCGTCGACGACACGAACGAGCGCGTCACCGGCACCGTCACCGTCAAGCTGGAAGGGGGCCACTGCCGCCCGGTCTCGCGCGAATCGAAGTACGCCGTCTACAGCGAGTCCGCGGCGTCGTTCGACGAGGAGGACGTGACCGGCGGCATCACCCAGGCGGACGCGACCGGCGTCGCGAAGTACCACGGCTTCCAGTCGCGCCTGGCCAACAAGATCCTCGCCGACGCGAAGAAGGGCGAAGCCGTCGCCGACGGTGGCAGTGAAGCCACAGACGGCGCGAACGGCGAGAGCGAGGAATAG
- the argH gene encoding argininosuccinate lyase, with amino-acid sequence MSDGEDPTNESAGDADAPDESVVRRDRFSGGPARSFLSSLDDDERIFGADLAVDRAHVVMLAEQGIVDDDTVGEILSALADVEAAGHGALPEGEDVHEAIESAVIDRVGAEGGKMHTARSRNDEVAACIRYRLRADLLALIETVVEARERLLAVAGDHTETVMPGYTHLQPAQPTTVAHWIASYEQALQRDTARLLDAYDRVNQNPLGAAAFAGTPFDVDRERTAALLGFDSVLANSMDASATRDFLVETTSAVAALATTLSGLAEDVIVMASKGHVELADDYSSTSSIMPQKKNPDTLELVRGRTGDATAGLNGLLTNLKGQPRAYNRDLQRAGRHAWDAIDSVTESVAVATGAVATADWPVETLAAAAGDGFSTATGVADLLAMAGLPFRTAHELVAEAAGDIEGGDAPDYETIDAIAQDLLGESLSAYVDREDVEAALEPAESVAMRDSAGGPAPETVSAQLSAAEETLAADRNALTTRRERVESAAERLAAEVDRYV; translated from the coding sequence ATGAGCGACGGCGAGGACCCCACGAACGAGAGCGCTGGCGACGCCGACGCCCCCGACGAGAGCGTCGTCCGCCGCGACCGCTTCTCGGGTGGCCCCGCCCGCTCGTTCCTCTCCTCGCTCGACGACGACGAGCGCATCTTCGGGGCGGATCTGGCGGTCGACCGCGCCCACGTCGTGATGCTCGCAGAGCAGGGGATTGTCGACGACGACACCGTCGGCGAGATCCTGTCGGCGCTCGCGGACGTGGAGGCGGCCGGCCACGGAGCGCTCCCCGAGGGCGAAGACGTCCACGAAGCCATCGAGTCGGCGGTCATCGACCGCGTGGGAGCCGAGGGCGGGAAGATGCACACCGCTCGCTCGCGCAACGACGAGGTGGCGGCCTGTATCCGCTATCGCCTGCGTGCGGACCTGCTCGCGCTGATCGAGACGGTCGTCGAGGCCCGCGAGCGACTGCTGGCGGTGGCGGGAGATCACACCGAGACGGTGATGCCCGGCTACACGCACCTCCAGCCGGCACAGCCGACGACGGTCGCCCACTGGATCGCCTCCTACGAGCAGGCCCTGCAACGCGACACTGCGCGCCTGCTGGACGCCTACGATCGGGTCAACCAGAATCCGCTCGGGGCGGCCGCGTTCGCCGGGACGCCCTTCGACGTCGACCGCGAGCGCACCGCGGCGCTGCTGGGCTTCGACTCGGTGCTGGCAAACTCGATGGACGCCTCTGCGACGCGCGATTTCCTCGTGGAGACGACGAGCGCGGTCGCGGCGCTCGCGACGACGCTGTCGGGGCTGGCCGAGGACGTGATCGTCATGGCGAGCAAGGGCCACGTCGAGCTGGCCGACGACTACTCGTCGACCTCCTCGATCATGCCACAGAAGAAAAATCCCGACACGCTGGAGCTCGTGCGCGGTCGCACCGGCGACGCGACCGCCGGGCTGAACGGCCTGTTGACGAACCTGAAGGGCCAGCCCCGCGCGTACAACCGCGACCTCCAGCGCGCGGGTCGCCACGCCTGGGACGCCATCGACAGCGTCACCGAGAGCGTCGCCGTCGCGACCGGCGCGGTCGCGACCGCCGACTGGCCCGTCGAGACGCTGGCGGCCGCGGCCGGCGACGGCTTCTCGACGGCGACCGGCGTCGCCGACCTGCTGGCGATGGCGGGCCTGCCCTTCCGGACGGCCCACGAGCTGGTGGCCGAGGCGGCGGGCGATATCGAGGGCGGCGACGCGCCCGACTACGAGACCATCGACGCGATCGCCCAGGACCTACTCGGCGAGTCACTGTCGGCCTACGTCGACCGCGAGGACGTAGAGGCGGCCCTGGAGCCGGCCGAGAGCGTCGCGATGCGTGACTCCGCCGGAGGCCCTGCGCCCGAGACCGTCAGTGCCCAGCTGTCGGCAGCCGAGGAGACACTGGCGGCGGACCGGAACGCGCTCACGACACGTCGGGAACGTGTCGAATCGGCCGCCGAACGGCTGGCCGCGGAGGTCGATCGCTATGTCTGA
- the lysW gene encoding lysine biosynthesis protein LysW, translating into MAECVECGAEVSLHDNLEAGEIVDCATCGAELEVLSADPVELDSAPELEEDWGE; encoded by the coding sequence ATGGCTGAATGCGTCGAATGCGGGGCGGAAGTCTCGCTGCACGACAACCTCGAAGCTGGAGAGATCGTCGACTGTGCGACCTGTGGTGCCGAGCTCGAAGTGCTCTCGGCCGATCCCGTCGAGCTCGACTCGGCCCCCGAGCTCGAAGAAGACTGGGGCGAGTAA
- a CDS encoding RimK family alpha-L-glutamate ligase produces the protein MNVGILYSRIRRDEKLLLEELRDRDHEVTKIDVRKQRFNMSEPPAAFDGVDVVVDRCLATSRSVYATKFVEAYDVPVVNTPGTAEICSDKVKNSLALVDADVPTPNTDVAFTKDTAMESIEEFGYPCVLKPVVGSWGRLMAKIDSRSAAEAILEHKETLGHYEHKVFYVQEFVDKPGRDIRVLATDGEPVAAMVRSSDHWLTNAAKGAETDTFELDDRALALVEQASDAVGGGLLGIDLMEVGVDDDTGEPDDYTVHEVNHTVEFKALDEVSDVDVPAQVVDWLEAKAQQEVSA, from the coding sequence ATGAATGTAGGAATACTCTACTCGCGGATTCGTCGGGACGAGAAGCTCCTGCTGGAGGAGCTGCGCGATCGTGACCACGAGGTCACAAAGATCGACGTCCGGAAACAGCGGTTCAACATGAGCGAGCCGCCGGCCGCCTTCGACGGCGTCGACGTCGTCGTCGATCGGTGTCTGGCGACGAGCCGGTCCGTGTACGCCACCAAGTTCGTCGAAGCCTACGACGTGCCGGTGGTCAACACGCCGGGGACCGCGGAGATCTGTTCGGACAAGGTCAAGAACAGCCTCGCCCTGGTCGACGCCGACGTGCCGACGCCGAACACGGACGTGGCCTTCACCAAGGACACCGCGATGGAGTCTATCGAGGAGTTTGGCTACCCCTGTGTCCTCAAGCCCGTCGTGGGCTCGTGGGGTCGCCTGATGGCCAAGATCGACTCGCGCTCGGCCGCCGAGGCCATCCTCGAACACAAGGAGACACTGGGCCACTACGAGCACAAGGTGTTCTACGTCCAGGAGTTCGTCGACAAACCCGGTCGTGACATCCGCGTGCTGGCGACCGACGGCGAGCCCGTCGCCGCGATGGTCCGCTCCTCGGACCACTGGCTCACGAACGCCGCAAAAGGCGCGGAGACCGACACCTTCGAACTCGACGACCGCGCGCTGGCACTCGTCGAGCAGGCCAGCGACGCCGTCGGCGGCGGTCTGCTCGGGATCGACCTGATGGAAGTGGGAGTAGACGACGACACTGGGGAACCCGACGATTACACCGTCCACGAGGTCAATCACACCGTCGAGTTCAAGGCGCTCGACGAAGTGAGCGACGTGGACGTGCCCGCACAGGTCGTCGACTGGCTCGAAGCGAAGGCCCAACAGGAGGTGAGCGCATGA
- the argC gene encoding N-acetyl-gamma-glutamyl-phosphate reductase, which produces MTYSASVVGGSGFTGGELLRLLDGHPEFRTVQATSRSKENKTVGHAHPNLRHKDLRFSSPSELKSVDVLFAATPHGVSMEQIDAFQDAADTVVDLSADFRLDSADQYDEWYDGHARPELLAESEYALPELNRENLAGADLIASGGCNATATIMGLLPLFEADILSGDEQIVVDVKVGSSEGGAGGGEASSHPERSGVVRPYAPTGHRHEAEIQQFLGVDVSFTVHAVEMTRGASATCHVFPDGPVSKGDLWSAYRESYEDEPFVRMAAGGGGVYRYPEPKAVAGTNFAEVGFEVDPANERLVVFSAIDNMMKGSAGQAVHAANVALGLEETAGLELTGFHPVGAP; this is translated from the coding sequence ATGACCTACTCCGCGAGCGTCGTCGGCGGCTCGGGCTTTACCGGCGGGGAACTGCTTCGCCTGCTGGACGGCCACCCCGAGTTTCGAACCGTTCAGGCCACGAGCCGCTCGAAGGAGAACAAGACGGTGGGCCACGCCCACCCGAACCTCCGACACAAGGACCTGCGCTTTTCCAGCCCGTCGGAGCTGAAATCCGTCGACGTGCTGTTCGCGGCGACGCCCCACGGCGTCTCGATGGAGCAGATCGACGCCTTCCAGGACGCCGCCGACACCGTCGTCGACCTCTCGGCGGACTTCCGGCTCGACTCGGCAGACCAGTACGACGAGTGGTACGACGGTCACGCGCGTCCGGAACTGCTCGCCGAATCGGAGTACGCACTGCCCGAGCTGAACCGCGAGAACCTCGCGGGCGCGGATCTGATCGCCTCCGGTGGCTGTAACGCCACGGCGACGATCATGGGGCTGCTCCCGCTGTTCGAGGCCGACATCCTGTCTGGCGACGAGCAGATCGTCGTCGACGTGAAGGTCGGCTCCTCGGAGGGGGGCGCTGGCGGCGGCGAGGCCTCCAGTCACCCCGAGCGCTCGGGGGTCGTCCGGCCGTACGCGCCCACGGGCCACCGCCACGAGGCCGAGATCCAGCAGTTCCTCGGCGTCGACGTGTCCTTCACCGTCCACGCGGTGGAGATGACCCGCGGCGCGAGCGCGACCTGCCACGTCTTCCCGGACGGGCCGGTCTCGAAGGGCGACCTCTGGAGTGCCTACCGCGAGTCCTACGAAGACGAGCCGTTCGTCCGGATGGCCGCGGGCGGCGGGGGCGTCTACCGCTATCCCGAGCCCAAGGCCGTCGCCGGGACGAACTTCGCCGAGGTCGGCTTCGAGGTCGACCCCGCGAACGAGCGACTCGTCGTGTTCTCGGCGATCGACAACATGATGAAAGGGTCGGCCGGCCAGGCGGTCCACGCCGCCAACGTCGCGCTGGGTCTCGAAGAGACCGCCGGCCTCGAACTGACCGGGTTCCACCCCGTCGGCGCACCCTGA
- a CDS encoding acetylglutamate/acetylaminoadipate kinase produces MTTVIKVGGARAVDPAGALSDVATLVEGEQSEPSEQSSGHGPREDVVLVHGGSTAVDDTLERLGIEPEYVETPSGVVGRFTDAETMEVFEMVFGHLNTQLVAGLQSHGVDAVGLNGVDGKLLYGPRKSAVRVVEDGKKKIKRGDHSGTIKEVNTDLLDSLLDGGYVPVAAPPMAGSEARSASEDSSGDDEEPRERIVPVNTDADRTAAAIAAALDARLVLLTDVAGVYEDPDDPETLIETVETGEEWQALEAAAEGFMSRKIMAAEEALDGGAPEVVVADANADTPVTDAVSGGGTHMFQEAIEEL; encoded by the coding sequence ATGACAACAGTTATCAAAGTCGGCGGCGCTCGCGCGGTCGATCCCGCGGGTGCCCTCTCGGACGTTGCAACGCTTGTAGAGGGCGAGCAGAGCGAGCCCTCTGAACAGTCGAGCGGGCACGGCCCGCGAGAAGATGTGGTGCTGGTCCACGGCGGCTCGACGGCCGTCGACGACACCCTCGAACGACTGGGCATCGAGCCGGAGTACGTCGAGACGCCAAGCGGCGTCGTCGGCCGCTTTACCGACGCGGAGACCATGGAGGTGTTCGAGATGGTCTTCGGTCACCTCAACACCCAGCTGGTCGCCGGCCTCCAGAGTCATGGCGTCGACGCAGTCGGACTGAACGGCGTGGACGGGAAGCTCCTGTACGGGCCGCGAAAGTCCGCCGTCCGCGTCGTCGAGGACGGGAAGAAGAAGATCAAGCGGGGCGACCACAGCGGGACGATCAAGGAAGTCAACACGGACCTGCTCGATTCGTTGCTGGACGGCGGCTACGTGCCCGTCGCTGCGCCGCCGATGGCCGGTAGCGAGGCGCGAAGCGCCTCGGAAGACTCGAGCGGCGACGACGAGGAGCCACGAGAGCGGATCGTCCCCGTCAACACGGACGCCGACCGCACGGCCGCGGCGATCGCCGCCGCGCTGGACGCGCGGCTCGTCTTGCTGACCGACGTGGCGGGCGTCTACGAGGACCCCGACGACCCCGAGACGCTGATCGAGACCGTCGAGACCGGCGAGGAGTGGCAGGCCCTCGAAGCGGCCGCGGAGGGGTTCATGAGCCGCAAGATCATGGCCGCCGAGGAGGCCCTGGACGGTGGCGCACCCGAGGTGGTCGTCGCCGACGCCAACGCAGACACACCGGTCACAGACGCCGTCAGTGGCGGCGGCACACACATGTTTCAGGAGGCCATCGAAGAGCTATGA